A window of Microcoleus sp. FACHB-831 contains these coding sequences:
- the cimA gene encoding citramalate synthase, which translates to MTSDKSNRIWIYDTTLRDGAQREGLSLSLEDKLRIARKLDQMGVPFIEGGWPGANPKDVQFFWQLQEQPLTQAEVVAFCSTRRPGMRAAEDSLLQAILTAGTRWVTIFGKSWDLHVTEGLKTSLEENLAMIGDTIEYLRSQGRRVIYDAEHWFDGYKRNPEYALKTLESAIAAGAEWLVLCDTNGGTLPHEIGKICRFVVEATAGKVPIGIHTHNDSDMAVANAIAAVMEGATMVQGTMNGYGERCGNANLCSVIPNLQIKLGYDCIKEEQLAKLTESSRFISEVVNLAPDEHAAFVGLSAFAHKGGIHVSAVERNPLTYEHIKPEQVGNIRRIVISDQSGLSNILIKARSFGLELDKQDTRCRQILLRLKELENDGYQFEAAEASFDLLMREALGKRQQVFELKRFQVHCDMVQGTESGNSEALATVKVAVNGKDILESAEGNGPVAALDAALRKALVNFYPEIGAFQLTDYKVRILDGGAGTQAKTRVMVESSNGSQRWTTVGVSSNILEASYQAVVEGIEYGLLLLRSQESLEPVSAG; encoded by the coding sequence ATGACTTCAGATAAATCAAACCGAATTTGGATTTACGATACGACGCTGCGCGATGGTGCCCAACGCGAAGGGCTATCGCTATCCCTCGAAGATAAGTTGCGAATTGCCCGAAAGTTAGACCAGATGGGCGTTCCATTTATTGAGGGGGGATGGCCTGGGGCGAATCCCAAGGATGTACAATTTTTCTGGCAACTGCAAGAGCAACCCCTAACTCAGGCGGAAGTTGTGGCGTTTTGTTCTACCCGACGACCGGGAATGCGGGCGGCTGAGGATTCGCTGCTGCAAGCAATTCTGACGGCGGGGACTCGCTGGGTGACGATTTTTGGCAAATCGTGGGATTTGCACGTTACAGAGGGTCTGAAGACCAGTTTAGAAGAAAATCTGGCGATGATCGGGGATACGATTGAGTATCTGCGGAGTCAGGGGCGGCGGGTGATTTACGATGCCGAACACTGGTTTGATGGATATAAGCGAAATCCTGAATATGCACTGAAGACGTTAGAAAGCGCGATCGCTGCTGGTGCAGAATGGCTGGTTTTGTGCGACACGAATGGGGGTACTTTACCGCACGAAATCGGTAAAATTTGCCGATTTGTGGTTGAAGCGACTGCTGGAAAAGTGCCAATTGGGATTCATACGCACAATGATTCTGATATGGCGGTAGCGAATGCGATCGCGGCGGTGATGGAAGGTGCGACGATGGTTCAAGGCACGATGAACGGCTACGGCGAACGCTGCGGAAATGCTAATTTGTGTTCTGTAATTCCCAATTTGCAAATTAAGCTGGGTTACGACTGCATCAAAGAAGAGCAACTAGCCAAACTAACAGAATCTAGCCGTTTTATTAGTGAAGTTGTTAATCTCGCGCCAGACGAACACGCTGCATTTGTAGGGTTATCTGCTTTTGCTCATAAGGGTGGAATTCATGTTAGTGCAGTTGAACGCAATCCGCTAACTTACGAACACATTAAGCCAGAGCAAGTTGGTAATATTCGCCGGATTGTAATTTCAGATCAATCTGGTTTAAGCAATATTTTGATCAAAGCCCGTAGCTTTGGGTTGGAGCTAGATAAACAAGACACAAGATGTCGCCAAATCTTGCTACGCCTGAAAGAGTTGGAGAATGATGGCTATCAATTTGAGGCGGCGGAGGCAAGTTTTGACTTGCTGATGCGGGAAGCGCTGGGAAAACGACAGCAGGTTTTTGAACTTAAGCGTTTTCAAGTTCATTGCGACATGGTGCAAGGAACGGAAAGCGGTAATAGCGAGGCGCTGGCTACTGTGAAAGTTGCTGTTAATGGCAAAGATATTTTGGAATCTGCTGAAGGAAATGGCCCAGTCGCGGCGCTGGATGCGGCTTTAAGGAAAGCTTTGGTGAATTTTTATCCAGAAATTGGGGCGTTTCAGCTAACAGATTATAAAGTGAGGATCTTGGATGGAGGCGCGGGGACGCAGGCGAAAACTCGCGTTATGGTGGAGTCGAGTAACGGTTCTCAGCGCTGGACGACTGTAGGGGTATCGAGCAATATTTTGGAAGCTTCTTATCAGGCGGTTGTTGAGGGGATTGAGTATGGTTTGTTGCTGCTGCGATCGCAAGAAAGTTTAGAGCCTGTCAGCGCAGGTTAG
- a CDS encoding C2 family cysteine protease translates to MLTNSGGDNSLSTAKGLNITPTTKTFADYVGVLDANDYYSFTLSGRSSFNLGLDGLSADADVAILNSTGELIASSTQRGTTAEIINTDLDSGSFYIHVYSHVGEAVYNLSLSANSAPSSLQFNTSKSSYKTGESVSLASAWVYDKNGYSDLSKIDFWLQKDGGAWQDISDATSFTAYSGDANWGGFTYDLSGLSIGKYQLWATAYDASGAFSNSVQKEFSVVENIKPSSLQFNISKSTYTPGETVSLTDAWVYDGNGFSDLSKVDVWLQKDGGAWQDISDATSFTPYSGDANWGGFNYSLANLAIGNYQLWAVAYDSSGTYSDSVQKGFSIGDWFDQNIQDASLRVEGRSRFADGSLDRNDMIAIFTDAKDGSVVDATELTDLRTLVSNTSYIAIPDYVRVLSNKIANGNTANAYYQGGALGNLYAGSSDTHLENLINKWFRGSDRPTAPSGFTMTYEYNSGSLFGSDGTFSYTDIIQGYLGDCYFLAALGANAVQRPSTISNMFIDNGDGTFTVRLYGQNGGTVTTAADYVTVDRYLPTNVSDGIYSGQIFANYDNANVGLWVGLAEKAYSQFAEQGLTQSIAESNGYVPNSYGSIETGWSFRVMPSISGINGGYYSDINYTNFGNYLGSFLSLSDIASKIASGVAIVGGTIAKPSDNSPDVDPKSGIVYSHEYIILSADTTTGMLTMYNPWADTSAETGDNAGYKTISYNDFKTYFNLVQVA, encoded by the coding sequence ATGTTGACCAATTCTGGGGGCGACAATAGTCTAAGTACAGCTAAGGGTTTAAATATAACTCCCACTACTAAGACGTTTGCAGACTATGTGGGAGTATTGGATGCGAATGATTACTACAGCTTTACCCTTAGCGGTCGGAGCAGCTTCAATCTAGGACTTGATGGTTTAAGTGCAGATGCAGATGTAGCAATTCTCAACAGTACTGGAGAGTTGATTGCAAGTTCAACTCAGAGAGGAACAACCGCTGAAATTATCAATACCGATCTCGATAGCGGTAGTTTTTATATACATGTCTATTCACACGTTGGAGAAGCTGTTTATAATCTGAGTTTATCGGCAAACTCTGCCCCATCATCACTGCAATTTAATACATCAAAGAGCAGCTATAAGACGGGGGAAAGTGTTAGCCTTGCAAGTGCATGGGTGTATGACAAGAATGGATATAGCGACCTGTCAAAAATAGATTTTTGGTTGCAGAAAGACGGCGGAGCTTGGCAAGATATCAGTGACGCTACCAGTTTTACAGCCTACAGCGGTGATGCAAATTGGGGCGGCTTCACTTACGATTTGAGCGGGCTTTCTATTGGGAAGTATCAGTTATGGGCTACAGCCTACGATGCTAGTGGAGCCTTCAGTAATAGCGTACAGAAAGAGTTTAGTGTTGTTGAGAATATTAAGCCATCGTCACTGCAATTCAATATATCCAAGAGTACTTATACACCGGGCGAAACTGTTAGTCTAACAGATGCTTGGGTGTATGATGGCAATGGCTTCAGCGACCTTTCAAAAGTAGATGTTTGGTTGCAGAAGGATGGCGGAGCTTGGCAGGATATCAGTGACGCTACCAGTTTTACACCCTACAGCGGCGATGCAAATTGGGGGGGCTTCAACTACAGTTTGGCCAATTTAGCGATAGGTAACTATCAGTTATGGGCAGTTGCCTACGACTCGTCAGGAACTTACAGTGATAGCGTACAGAAGGGCTTTAGTATTGGTGACTGGTTTGACCAAAACATTCAAGATGCCAGTCTTCGTGTAGAAGGTAGATCGCGGTTTGCAGACGGAAGTTTAGACCGCAATGATATGATTGCGATCTTTACTGATGCAAAGGACGGTAGTGTAGTAGATGCAACTGAGCTAACGGATCTCAGAACATTAGTCAGCAACACTAGCTATATAGCAATTCCAGACTACGTGCGGGTTTTGTCTAATAAAATTGCCAACGGAAATACGGCTAATGCGTATTATCAGGGTGGCGCTTTAGGGAACTTGTATGCTGGCAGCAGCGACACTCACCTTGAGAATCTAATTAACAAGTGGTTCCGAGGGAGCGATCGCCCGACTGCACCATCTGGATTTACCATGACTTATGAGTATAATTCAGGCAGTTTGTTCGGTAGCGATGGAACGTTTAGCTATACAGATATTATCCAAGGTTACTTGGGAGATTGTTACTTCCTTGCTGCTTTGGGAGCTAATGCTGTACAACGTCCATCGACGATCTCTAATATGTTTATTGACAACGGAGATGGGACTTTTACAGTACGTCTCTATGGTCAGAATGGCGGAACTGTAACGACTGCTGCTGATTATGTGACTGTTGACAGATATCTCCCAACAAATGTCTCAGATGGTATATATTCTGGACAGATATTTGCCAACTACGATAATGCAAATGTAGGGTTGTGGGTAGGGTTAGCAGAAAAAGCATACTCCCAGTTTGCCGAGCAAGGTTTGACTCAAAGTATTGCTGAGTCTAATGGTTACGTTCCCAACAGTTATGGCAGCATTGAAACGGGGTGGAGTTTCCGCGTAATGCCTTCTATTTCAGGTATTAATGGAGGTTATTACTCTGATATAAACTACACTAATTTTGGTAATTACCTGGGAAGTTTCCTAAGCTTGTCAGACATTGCTAGTAAGATAGCAAGTGGGGTGGCGATCGTGGGAGGTACAATTGCTAAACCTAGCGATAATTCCCCAGATGTTGACCCTAAATCTGGCATTGTCTACAGCCATGAATACATAATTCTCAGTGCCGATACAACTACTGGGATGCTGACCATGTACAACCCTTGGGCAGATACGAGCGCGGAGACAGGCGACAATGCAGGTTACAAGACGATTTCTTACAACGACTTTAAAACTTACTTCAATTTGGTTCAAGTTGCTTAA
- a CDS encoding HlyD family efflux transporter periplasmic adaptor subunit has translation MMRSPLSSSPAQTRQTRQQFANPEDYLSFELGKAVQELPPIYTRLLSGTISLLVFGAIGWAHYSKVDEVAVAPGELIPSAQVRPVRSLGGGTIKTVKVTEGDRVKKDDILIERDPDIPQAEVDRLAKSAELIKQDLSRLEAERSGKGTAGTTLQDQLLTSRLQEYDAKRAAAIAEANRQIAAINGAKVRLTRLQENTANARINLANAQSNLANVRSILPKAETNLALAQQREKGLRTLISPENGAIPRVDYIDAQERVNRATTDLTRARDEIVNAQNKVTEARDKVESLTKDAAAQQQEIRQAELAYKAASNQAARLTSERQSEILTTLNKRKEELASVEGQLEQAKKQRQVETITSPFTGTVYSVKATKGPVQSGEELLSILPEGEELMLEVKVLNRDIGFIREGMKAKVKMATFPFQEFGTVDGTVVKVSPNSITDKELGLVFPTRIKLSKHSIEVRGKQVAFTPGMSASGEIVTGNKSVLTFLIEPVTRRFSEAFSVR, from the coding sequence ATGATGCGATCGCCCCTTAGTTCGTCCCCCGCTCAAACTCGTCAAACCAGACAGCAATTTGCCAATCCAGAGGATTACTTATCCTTTGAGTTGGGTAAAGCAGTACAAGAATTACCGCCAATTTACACGCGGTTGTTATCGGGAACTATTAGCCTTTTAGTATTTGGCGCGATTGGATGGGCGCACTACAGCAAAGTAGATGAAGTGGCTGTTGCGCCTGGTGAATTAATACCATCGGCGCAAGTACGACCAGTGCGATCGCTCGGTGGGGGTACGATAAAAACGGTAAAAGTCACAGAAGGCGATCGCGTTAAAAAAGACGACATACTAATAGAACGCGACCCAGATATACCACAAGCCGAAGTTGACCGCCTAGCAAAATCAGCCGAGTTAATTAAGCAAGACTTGAGTCGTCTGGAAGCAGAACGAAGTGGCAAAGGAACAGCCGGAACCACCTTACAAGACCAGTTGCTAACTTCACGTTTGCAAGAATATGATGCAAAAAGAGCAGCCGCGATCGCAGAAGCAAATCGCCAAATTGCCGCAATAAACGGTGCCAAAGTTCGGCTAACCCGTCTGCAAGAAAACACCGCCAACGCCAGAATTAACCTCGCCAACGCACAAAGCAACCTCGCCAACGTTAGAAGCATCCTCCCCAAAGCCGAAACCAACCTCGCGCTTGCTCAACAAAGGGAAAAGGGACTACGCACCCTCATATCTCCGGAAAACGGTGCAATCCCTAGAGTCGATTACATTGATGCACAAGAAAGAGTAAATAGAGCTACCACAGACCTTACTAGAGCTAGAGACGAGATCGTTAACGCTCAAAACAAAGTTACTGAAGCGCGAGACAAAGTAGAATCCTTAACCAAAGATGCAGCCGCGCAACAGCAAGAAATTCGGCAAGCAGAACTAGCATATAAAGCTGCTAGCAATCAAGCCGCTCGTTTGACATCTGAACGCCAGAGCGAAATCTTAACCACTCTAAACAAGCGCAAAGAAGAACTGGCTAGCGTTGAAGGTCAGCTAGAGCAGGCCAAAAAACAGCGACAAGTCGAAACCATCACATCACCATTTACTGGTACAGTTTACAGCGTCAAGGCAACCAAGGGGCCAGTACAGTCCGGCGAAGAATTGTTATCCATTCTTCCAGAAGGGGAAGAGCTGATGCTAGAAGTTAAAGTCCTCAACCGTGATATTGGCTTTATCCGTGAGGGAATGAAAGCCAAAGTCAAGATGGCAACTTTTCCCTTTCAAGAATTTGGCACTGTTGATGGTACGGTTGTTAAAGTTAGCCCCAATTCAATTACTGACAAAGAACTAGGCTTAGTTTTCCCCACTAGAATTAAGCTCAGCAAACACTCAATCGAGGTGCGGGGTAAACAGGTAGCATTTACTCCAGGTATGTCAGCTAGTGGAGAAATTGTGACTGGTAATAAATCCGTCCTCACCTTCCTAATTGAGCCTGTAACTCGCCGCTTTAGCGAAGCATTTTCAGTGAGGTAA
- a CDS encoding acylase, with translation MFFTLSKRFAFRLLSFILGLSFFIAIAATHHPALAQKPTEILWDTYGVPHIYGKDTKGLFRAFGWAQMHSHGDLILRLYGQSRGRAAEYWGKEYLESDRWVRTMGVPERAKEWYQAQNEEFRANLNAFAEGINTYAKEHPELIDDAVEAVLPVTGIDILAHCQRVLNFTFVVDPDTVAGIANADKSKGSNGWAIAPSRSANGKAMLLANPHLPWSDLYLWYEAQLTAPGVDIYGATLVGLPVLEIAFNDFLGWTHTVNTHDGWDAYELKLKDNGYLWDGKVKAFETQQQVIKIKQDDGTLKSELLPIKRSIHGAVVSQKDDKAIAIRVVGLERPGGLEEWWDMSRAHNLTEFENALKRLQIPMFTVMYADREGHIMHLFNGQVPVRSGGDFKYWQGVVPGDTSATLWTKLHPYQDLPRVVDPPSGWLQNANDAPWTTTFPLAINPDNYPPYIAPRGGMSLRSQRSARMLMEDKNISFTELLQYKHSTKVELADRVIDDLIAAARQSGSKLARQAADVLAKWDRNTNADSRGAVLFATWRESVDRKRLFAVPWSENAPLTTPKGINDLANAVIALETAANQVQLIYGSLDVPWGQAFHLKNGKTNLPANGGYDGLGVFRNVWYAPGKDGQRQAIGGDSFVAAIEFSNPVKAMVLTTYGNSTQPNSNHINDQLELFANKQLRSVWRSRTEIEAHLESRKLF, from the coding sequence ATGTTTTTTACTTTATCTAAACGCTTCGCATTCCGCCTTCTTTCATTCATCCTCGGATTAAGCTTTTTTATTGCGATCGCAGCCACTCATCATCCTGCTTTAGCCCAAAAGCCCACTGAAATTCTTTGGGATACCTACGGCGTTCCTCATATTTACGGCAAAGATACTAAAGGTTTATTCCGTGCCTTTGGATGGGCGCAGATGCACAGTCACGGAGACTTAATCTTACGCCTTTACGGTCAGTCCAGAGGACGGGCAGCCGAATATTGGGGTAAAGAGTATTTAGAATCCGATCGGTGGGTGCGAACGATGGGAGTCCCGGAACGCGCCAAAGAGTGGTATCAAGCTCAAAACGAAGAATTTCGGGCTAATCTCAACGCCTTTGCTGAGGGGATTAACACCTATGCCAAAGAACATCCAGAATTGATTGATGACGCTGTTGAAGCAGTTCTTCCAGTTACCGGAATAGATATATTAGCCCACTGCCAACGTGTGCTAAATTTTACTTTCGTGGTCGATCCGGATACTGTAGCGGGTATCGCTAACGCTGATAAATCAAAAGGTTCTAATGGTTGGGCGATCGCGCCTTCGCGTTCCGCTAATGGAAAAGCAATGTTGCTCGCAAATCCCCACCTACCTTGGTCAGATTTATATCTTTGGTATGAGGCACAACTAACAGCGCCAGGGGTAGATATTTACGGCGCAACTTTAGTGGGTCTGCCAGTTTTAGAGATTGCCTTTAACGATTTTCTTGGTTGGACGCACACTGTTAATACTCACGATGGTTGGGATGCCTACGAACTGAAATTAAAAGATAATGGCTATCTTTGGGACGGTAAAGTTAAAGCATTTGAAACGCAACAGCAAGTAATTAAAATTAAGCAGGATGATGGCACTCTAAAATCAGAGTTACTGCCAATCAAGCGCTCAATTCATGGTGCTGTTGTTAGCCAGAAAGATGACAAAGCGATCGCCATTCGCGTAGTTGGTTTAGAGCGACCGGGTGGATTAGAAGAGTGGTGGGATATGTCCCGCGCCCACAATCTAACCGAGTTTGAAAATGCGCTTAAGCGCTTGCAAATCCCTATGTTTACCGTGATGTATGCAGATCGGGAAGGACACATTATGCACCTGTTTAACGGTCAAGTTCCAGTCCGTTCAGGAGGCGATTTTAAATACTGGCAAGGCGTTGTTCCTGGTGATACATCTGCCACACTTTGGACAAAACTCCATCCTTATCAAGATTTGCCTCGCGTTGTCGATCCTCCTAGCGGCTGGTTGCAAAATGCTAACGATGCGCCTTGGACAACCACATTTCCACTAGCAATCAATCCTGACAATTATCCGCCTTATATTGCACCACGAGGAGGGATGAGTTTGCGATCGCAGCGATCCGCACGGATGCTGATGGAAGACAAAAACATTTCTTTTACAGAATTGCTCCAATACAAACACTCAACGAAGGTAGAACTGGCAGATCGAGTTATAGATGATTTGATTGCTGCCGCACGTCAGTCTGGAAGTAAATTAGCACGACAAGCGGCTGATGTATTAGCAAAATGGGATCGCAATACTAATGCTGACAGTCGCGGGGCAGTTTTGTTTGCCACTTGGAGAGAAAGTGTAGATCGCAAACGCTTATTTGCAGTGCCTTGGAGTGAAAACGCGCCTTTAACTACTCCCAAAGGAATAAACGATCTTGCTAATGCAGTCATCGCACTCGAAACTGCGGCTAACCAAGTGCAATTAATTTATGGTTCCTTAGATGTTCCTTGGGGTCAAGCGTTTCACCTTAAGAATGGCAAAACTAATTTGCCAGCTAACGGCGGTTACGATGGTCTCGGCGTATTCAGAAACGTCTGGTATGCACCTGGAAAAGACGGGCAACGGCAAGCGATTGGGGGAGATTCATTTGTAGCGGCGATCGAGTTTTCTAATCCAGTTAAGGCAATGGTATTGACAACTTACGGCAACTCAACACAACCCAATTCAAATCATATCAACGATCAGTTAGAGCTATTTGCTAACAAGCAATTGCGCTCGGTATGGCGATCGCGTACAGAAATCGAAGCACATTTGGAGTCCCGAAAATTGTTTTAA
- a CDS encoding 2Fe-2S iron-sulfur cluster-binding protein, whose amino-acid sequence MPKVTAQGKTMMCDRQSNLRKVLMDNGIELYNNNAKIINCMGIGTCGTCAVLVEGEVNEPNWKDKARRSLPPHSPTSDRRLACQTQVLGDVKVTKFDGFWGHGSEPVWKPEA is encoded by the coding sequence ATGCCAAAAGTGACAGCACAAGGTAAAACTATGATGTGCGATCGCCAGTCAAATCTTCGCAAAGTTTTGATGGACAATGGCATCGAACTCTACAACAACAACGCCAAAATTATAAACTGCATGGGAATTGGCACTTGCGGCACGTGTGCAGTCCTTGTAGAAGGCGAAGTCAACGAACCAAATTGGAAAGATAAAGCGCGGCGATCGCTTCCTCCCCATTCTCCCACGAGCGATCGCCGATTAGCCTGTCAAACCCAGGTGTTAGGCGATGTCAAAGTTACCAAATTTGATGGCTTCTGGGGACACGGTTCCGAACCCGTGTGGAAACCAGAGGCTTAA
- a CDS encoding 3' terminal RNA ribose 2'-O-methyltransferase Hen1 has translation MLLSITTTHAPATDLGYLLHKHPDKCQEFELSFGKAAVFYPEASLERCTAALLLDIDPVGLVRGKRGGYALEQYVNDRPYVASSFLSVAIAKVFGTALSGNCKNRQQLAETAIALTAKLAVLPCRGGEAFLRRLFEPLGYTVTAQHHQLDANFPDWGESNYFTVELENTVRLQDLLSHLYVLIPVLDDDKHYYINDDEVEKLLRHGEGWLSSHPEQEAIAKRYLKRQGRLVRTALAQLVEEDNPDPDSAEESHALEEAAVEKPISLNQQRLETVLAILKETGAKRVLDLGCGEGRLVRTLLKENTFTEIVGVDVSYRSLEIAQERLHLDRLPAMQRDRVKLIQGSLTYRDKRLSGYDAATVIEVIEHLDPPRLASFERVLFEFARPNFVVMTTPNVEYNVKFENLPAGKLRHKDHRFEWTRKEFQMWANRVAEQFGYSVRFLPVGTEDPDVGAPTQMAAFSLD, from the coding sequence ATGCTTCTGAGCATCACAACGACTCATGCACCTGCAACAGATTTGGGCTACCTGCTGCACAAACATCCCGATAAGTGTCAGGAGTTTGAACTCTCGTTTGGCAAGGCTGCTGTATTCTATCCAGAAGCCAGTCTAGAACGTTGTACGGCTGCGCTGCTGTTGGATATCGATCCGGTAGGGTTGGTGCGGGGAAAGCGGGGAGGATACGCGCTAGAGCAGTATGTGAACGATCGCCCTTACGTGGCGTCGTCGTTTTTAAGTGTAGCGATCGCCAAAGTATTCGGCACAGCTTTATCAGGCAATTGCAAAAACAGACAACAACTTGCAGAAACCGCGATCGCGCTAACAGCAAAGCTGGCAGTTTTACCCTGTCGTGGCGGCGAAGCATTTCTGCGGCGGCTGTTTGAACCACTCGGCTACACTGTCACCGCACAGCATCACCAACTGGATGCCAATTTTCCCGATTGGGGAGAGAGCAATTACTTTACAGTGGAACTGGAAAACACAGTCCGCTTGCAAGATCTTTTATCGCATCTTTATGTACTTATCCCAGTTTTGGATGATGACAAACACTACTATATAAATGACGATGAAGTGGAAAAACTATTGCGTCATGGTGAAGGATGGTTGTCATCTCATCCAGAACAAGAAGCGATCGCTAAACGTTACTTAAAACGGCAGGGACGATTAGTTAGGACAGCCTTAGCACAGTTGGTTGAAGAAGATAATCCAGATCCCGATAGTGCAGAAGAAAGCCACGCGCTAGAAGAAGCCGCAGTCGAGAAACCTATCAGCTTGAATCAACAACGACTAGAGACAGTTTTGGCAATACTTAAGGAAACTGGCGCCAAACGAGTTCTAGATTTAGGTTGTGGTGAAGGAAGGCTTGTAAGGACACTGCTGAAAGAAAATACTTTTACAGAAATTGTAGGCGTTGATGTGTCCTATCGCTCTCTAGAAATTGCACAAGAAAGGTTGCATCTAGATCGGTTGCCTGCAATGCAGCGCGATCGCGTTAAATTAATTCAAGGTTCGCTAACCTACCGCGACAAGCGTTTGAGTGGATATGATGCTGCCACTGTTATAGAAGTAATTGAGCATTTAGATCCGCCGCGTCTTGCCTCATTTGAGCGCGTATTATTTGAATTTGCTAGACCAAATTTTGTAGTGATGACGACGCCAAATGTAGAATACAACGTCAAATTTGAGAATTTACCTGCGGGGAAGTTGCGGCATAAAGATCACCGCTTCGAGTGGACGCGAAAAGAGTTTCAAATGTGGGCAAATCGAGTAGCAGAACAGTTTGGCTATTCGGTGCGGTTTCTACCAGTGGGTACGGAAGATCCAGATGTGGGTGCGCCAACGCAGATGGCAGCATTCTCCCTTGATTAA
- a CDS encoding MFS transporter: MTQDTSPTNMRTFSILWCGQMVSTIGSYMTAFTLTIWAWELTGQATALALVGFFTQVPRVLISLFAGIIVDRYNRKLLMMAGDGVAAFSSLAILLLFLTGHLQIWHLYVAGILEGTFGQIQELAATASITMLVPKQYYARATGMISTVHYGSNILAPALASVLYTAIGLGGILSIDLITFVAAVSTVVFVDIPQPHPEDNQNKPKSPKFSWKEIIFGFKYIFSRPSLLALLIAAALFQFAHDLGAAIYSPMILARSSNNAQVLGSVAAAAGVGGVVGAIFVSTWGVPKHKIHGLLLGMIGAGLSKIVFGLNQMPLIWIVAQFCSSLNFPLMGSCRDAIWLSKVNQKFQGRVFASRSAIMLVMAAIAPLIAGFLADKVLEPAMMPGGNLANIFGSIFGTGRGAGIALLYVLTSICLLLVGMCGYAFKNLREVETNLSDSVLETGQ, from the coding sequence ATGACACAAGACACTTCACCGACCAACATGAGGACGTTCTCAATCCTTTGGTGCGGGCAAATGGTATCGACTATTGGCAGTTATATGACTGCTTTCACCCTAACTATTTGGGCTTGGGAATTGACGGGACAAGCAACGGCATTAGCTTTAGTTGGCTTCTTTACCCAAGTACCGCGCGTTTTGATTTCTCTTTTTGCAGGGATAATTGTCGATCGCTACAACCGCAAGTTACTGATGATGGCTGGTGATGGGGTGGCAGCTTTCTCTAGTCTTGCTATTCTATTGCTGTTTCTTACAGGTCATTTACAAATTTGGCACTTATATGTAGCTGGGATACTAGAGGGTACTTTTGGTCAAATTCAAGAACTCGCTGCCACCGCATCCATAACGATGCTAGTGCCTAAACAGTATTACGCCCGCGCTACTGGCATGATTTCCACAGTGCATTACGGTTCTAATATCCTCGCTCCAGCTTTAGCCAGCGTTCTTTATACTGCAATTGGGTTGGGCGGAATTTTAAGTATTGACTTAATTACCTTTGTAGCTGCGGTTAGCACTGTAGTGTTTGTGGATATACCGCAGCCACACCCAGAAGACAATCAAAATAAACCCAAAAGCCCAAAATTTAGTTGGAAAGAAATTATTTTTGGCTTCAAATACATTTTTTCTCGCCCCAGTTTATTGGCTCTACTAATTGCAGCTGCATTGTTTCAATTTGCCCACGATCTAGGTGCGGCAATCTATTCACCTATGATTTTGGCTCGTTCTAGTAATAATGCTCAAGTTTTAGGAAGTGTTGCGGCAGCCGCAGGCGTTGGCGGCGTTGTGGGAGCAATTTTTGTTAGCACTTGGGGTGTACCTAAGCACAAAATACACGGGTTGTTATTAGGAATGATCGGTGCAGGCTTGAGCAAAATAGTATTTGGTTTAAACCAAATGCCTTTAATTTGGATTGTGGCGCAGTTTTGTTCGTCTTTAAACTTCCCTTTGATGGGGAGTTGTCGGGATGCAATTTGGCTGAGTAAAGTAAACCAAAAATTTCAGGGGCGGGTATTTGCTAGCCGTTCAGCAATCATGTTAGTTATGGCTGCGATCGCGCCCTTAATTGCTGGGTTTTTAGCAGATAAAGTTTTGGAACCAGCAATGATGCCAGGTGGCAATTTAGCAAATATCTTCGGCTCAATTTTTGGTACTGGGCGTGGTGCAGGAATAGCACTGCTATACGTTCTAACTTCTATCTGCCTGCTACTTGTAGGTATGTGCGGATACGCCTTTAAAAACTTGCGCGAAGTAGAAACTAACTTATCTGACAGTGTATTAGAAACCGGACAATAG